From one Rhopalosiphum padi isolate XX-2018 chromosome 2, ASM2088224v1, whole genome shotgun sequence genomic stretch:
- the LOC132920193 gene encoding facilitated trehalose transporter Tret1-2 homolog yields the protein MSTLKPGEAEGSDEAYKTALEEVYSEHSPLVEKTMYQTINLPQKTGCEKTQYRTQYLVTLIVTIGGFIMGTTLGWTSPAGPMMENGQYGFHITENDVSWIASCMPLGAMLGCPFMGVLVNRLGRKRLMIMLTVPALFGWEMIICANSVVIICIGRLLTGFASGSYSVIVPQYTSEIANKEIRGTLGTYFQLQVFSGILFTYVLGSYLNLFGLSIACAIVPAVYLCLMFLVPESPIFYLSKGNIEKARLSLKYFRRPFSQVDQELNIMQDSLAKTERERVPIMEAFKTTPAKRGLYLGLGVMVFMQFTGCNTVIFYATTIFNATGSSISSNASTVIVGIMAVLSTYVSTLVVDKLGRKILLLCSVIAMGICTFFIGGFFYAKDNNYDVSSIGFIPLLSLCIFIILFSMGFGPIPWMLMGEIFPAQIKGIASSIVCMANWFFVFLATKFFTSLVSIIHLYNTFWLYTVVCVFGTFFVVFIVPETKGKTMEEIQLLLGA from the exons ATGAGCACTTTAAAGCCCGGCGAAGCTGAAGGATCAGATGAAGCGTATAAGACTGCCTTAGAG GAAGTGTATAGTGAACATAGTCCTCTTGTTGAAAAAACAATGTATCAAACTATAAATTTGCCTCAAAAAACAGGCTGCGAAAAAACACAATACAGAACTCAATATTTAGTCACTTTGATCG TAACTATTGGCGGGTTCATCATGGGCACAACACTAGGATGGACGTCTCCAGCTGGCCCAATGATGGAAAATGGGCAATATGGATTCCACATTACTGAGAATGATGTTTCATGGATTGCATCATGCATGCCACTTGGTGCCATGCTTGGATGCCCATTTATGGGTGTTCTAGTGAACAGATTGGGACGTAAACGTCTGATGATAATGTTAACTGTCCCTGCACTCTTTGGATGGGAAATGATAATATGTGCTAattct GTGGTGATAATCTGTATCGGCAGACTTTTAACTGGATTTGCTAGTGGCTCATACTCTGTGATAGTACCACAATATACCTCTGAAATAGCTAATAAGGAAATACGTGGAACTTTAGGCACTTATTTTCAGTTACAAGTATTTTCAGGTATCTTGTTCACCTATGTCTTGGGATCATAT ttaaatttatttggtcTATCTATTGCTTGTGCAATTGTTCCAGCGGTCTATTTGTGTTTGATGTTTTTAGTACCAGAAAGTCCAATTTTCTACCTATCAAAAGGAAATATAGAAAAAGCTCGattatcattgaaatatttccGCAGACCTTTTAGTCAAGTGGACcaagaattaaatataatgcaagATTCTTTGGCTAAA ACTGAAAGAGAAAGAGTTCCAATCATGGAAGCATTCAAAACTACACCAGCCAAACGAGGGCTATACTTAGGCCTTGGGGTTATGGTTTTTATGCAGTTTACGGGATGTAACACTGTTATTTTCTACGCCACAACTATCTTTAAT GCAACTGGTAGCTCAATAAGTTCAAATGCATCAACAGTTATTGTAGGTATCATGGCTGTTTTGTCTACTTATGTGTCAACACTTGTTGTTGATAAATTGGGACGAAAGATTCTGCTTTTGTGTTCTGTTATTGCAATGggaatttgtacatttttcattGGTGGATTTTTCTATGCAAAGGATAACAATTATGACGTTTCATCAATAGGATTTATTCCATTATTGTCATTGtgcatattcataatattattctcaatGGGTTTCGGTCCAATCCCATGGATGTTGATGGGTGAAATATTTCCAGCTCAAATTAAAG gCATTGCTAGCTCAATAGTCTGTATGGCAAATTGGTTTTTTGTATTCTTGGCTACCAAATTCTTCACGTCATTGGTatctattattcatttatacaacACATTCTGGCTCTACACTGTGGTCTGTGTTTTTGGCACATTCTTCGTGGTATTTATTGTTCCCGAAACTAAGGGTAAGACAATGGAAGAAATTCAGTTGTTGCTTGGTGCTTAA
- the LOC132923035 gene encoding histone-lysine N-methyltransferase SETMAR-like, which produces MENQYLFCTKEVRAVIRFFNFQNISPTEIHRKITEVYGPQVISRKSVSVWCTKFNSGRESVEDEAKSGGPISTSTAETIDAVEKLLRSDRRLKIREMATQLDLPKTTVHEIVHEKLNFRKVCARWVPKMLTADHKTKRMRISIEHLNRARNDESFLDHLITGDETWVHYSTPYNKRDSMTWKHPESPVPKKFKQTISSKKVMATVFWDAQGILLIEFLSKNETINADRYIETLKKLKEKICFKRRGQLRSGNVKLLYDNATPHSAGKTKAWLEKYKWEVLEHPPYSPDLAPSDFFFVWSVKKTLRRNSFSK; this is translated from the coding sequence ATGGAAAACCAGTATCTATTTTGCACAAAAGAAGTCCGCGCCGTCATtcggttttttaattttcaaaatatttctccGACTGAAATTCATCGAAAAATAACCGAAGTTTATGGCCCACAAGTAATATCTCGAAAAAGTGTATCGGTTTGGTGTACAAAATTTAATTCAGGTCGAGAAAGTGTTGAAGATGAGGCAAAAAGTGGTGGACCAATAAGCACGTCCACCGCCGAAACCATTGATGCAGTCGAAAAACTGCTACGATCGGATAGACGACTCAAGATTAGGGAAATGGCCACACAACTTGATCTCCCAAAGACTACTGTGCATGAAATTGTTCatgagaaattaaattttcgtAAGGTTTGTGCGCGCTGGGTACCGAAAATGCTTACAGCAGACCACAAAACCAAACGTATGCGGATATCCATAGAGCATTTGAATCGTGCTCGTAATGACGAAAGCTTCCTCGATCACCTCATTACAGGAGATGAGACATGGGTTCATTATTCTACCCCTTACAACAAACGAGACTCGATGACTTGGAAACATCCCGAATCGCCAGTtccaaaaaaattcaaacaaacaATTTCCTCAAAAAAAGTGATGGCTACTGTGTTTTGGGATGCACAAGGAATTTTACTGattgaatttttatcaaaaaatgaaacaataaatGCTGACCGATACATTGaaacgttaaaaaaattgaaagaaaaaatttGTTTCAAGAGAAGAGGACAATTACGCTCAGGAAATGTGAAACTGCTGTATGACAATGCAACCCCACATTCAGCCGGAAAAACCAAAGCTTGGCTGGAAAAATACAAGTGGGAAGTATTGGAACATCCACCATATAGTCCTGATCTGGCAccttcggattttttttttgtttggtcCGTTAAAAAAACACTTAGGAGGAACTCATTTTCAAAATGA
- the LOC132920192 gene encoding wolframin — MADPIIGQKSTRRKQWTLLNQTQSRYNRFGSFLAEDGWPDSQVDLAKQLLNENCEDEKDQEENARLGVYWLIKASSQGHKKATELLRECLETGKGITEHNWLDVKVCLETSQEDKIIQKTAHEIFDRMSAGEDFITSDQLKDELNQACSKKSISSDIIKVDENSKEYKCLKSSRQDWKSRINESGEKLTEDVLVNAAKDFSRGQMPLVQKILTIEENKNAISTTCDLFLQPVYIIHNYNLCLQERLNKRFSKLPLNPFSYFHAPTLIMTLLCFILGLDGIRLLIPYILFYGSLLAMVVATVCALCAKRDYGRFRRWSNLFITYSGGCLSAQEAEYQHLMNTLKPYVFFFASLGAHLFMKTVIDSDTMFQSELTIVSICLTFYTLYSFSLSGPKLGKTKNIDLIALLSFCVNVLAKYPYETDTVVSKGWRFLDLHVPTFASYVIGNGVEFCLNFRALFYLILPAIMVKMAARNNWRGIYTDLIPHCMTLSWWQMALVASQESTWYGLVRSILALVCVFILFPITGIFLPFVTIGNDFETIYQIIQLPVVLIFMWILHIVLQYFKRKGFRTDSFYTYLQVLIVLIGTTICVFNNYERIQQWIEPPAEHHLTYNDFSEFCNKDIGKNSQETTVMADIDCSQLIGLNVQWDGYIKSSKVVSVHNPILTILSFFPKIISNPLTCLLGKRLSTCSDSYGCNVSSKLSDLCHLSEWNRYTYEIEIKMSNEGVWGNSGDITTLLTNSQDIIMDNATKSLRENDHVWFSGQLSGNKFGILTAKNPFVQASSVGCLTCSKVHVINNNVRQKSFDDEFVKCAKRLFQFILYPIVLFK; from the exons ATGGCTGATCCTATTATCGGGCAGAAATCGACGCGAAGGAAACAATGGACTTTACTGA ACCAAACTCAAAGTCGTTACAACCGTTTTGGAAGTTTCTTGGCGGAAGATGGATGGCCTGATTCCCAGGTTGATTTGGCAAAACAGTTGCTGAACGAGAACTGCG AAGATGAAAAAGATCAAGAAGAAAATGCTAGATTAGGTGTTTATTGGCTGATCAAGGCTTCTTCTCAAGGACATAAAAAGGCAACTGAACTTCTAAGAGAATGTCTTGAGACGGGAAAAG GTATCACTGAACATAATTGGTTGGATGTTAAAGTTTGTTTGGAAACTTCTCAAGAGGATAAAATCATTCAAAAAACAGCTCATGAAATATTTGATAG AATGTCAGCTGGTGAAGACTTTATCACTAGTGACCAATTGAAAGATGAATTAAATCAAGCATGTAGTAAAAAATCCATTAGTTCAGACATAATTAAAGTAGATGAAAACTCTAAAgaatacaaatgtttaaaatcatCGCGGCAag ATTGGAAATCCAGAATAAATGAATCTGGTGAGAAACTTACTGAAGATGTATTAGTCAATGCTGCTAAAGATTTTTCACGTGGACAAATGCCACTTGTGCAAAAAATACTTACCATTGAAGAAAACAAAAATGCCATATCTACTACTTGTGATTTATTTCTCCAGCCAGTGTACATTATTCACAATTATAATCTTTGTCTTCAAGAGAGATTGAATAAAAGATTTTCCAAGTTGCCATTAAATCCATTCTCATATTTTCACGCTCCAACATTGATAATGACACTTCTCTGTTTTATATTGGGCTTAGATGGTATTCGTCTGTTGattccttatattttattttatggttcaTTGCTTGCAATGGTAGTTGCCACAGTATGTGCACTATGTGCAAAAAGAGATTATGGACGATTCCGCAGATGGTCAAATTTGTTTATCACTTACAGTGGTGGTTGTCTCAGTGCTCAAGAAGCGGAATATCAACATTTAATGAACACTCTTAAGCCATATGTTTTCTTTTTTGCATCATTAGGAGCTCATTTATTTATGAAGACTGTAATTGATTCTGACACCATGTTTCAATCTGAATTAACTATTGTATCAATTTGCTTAACATTTTACACACTATATTCATTTTCG ttaagTGGCCCAAAACTGGGCAAGACCAAAAACATAGATCTAATTGCACTGTTATCGTTTTGTGTTAATGTGTTAGCAAAATATCCATATGAAACTGATACAGTAGTAAGTAAAGGTTGGAGATTTCTTGATTTACATGTACCAACATTTGCATCATATGTCATTG GAAATGGTGTTGAATTTTGTCTCAACTTTAGagctttgttttatttaatattaccagCGATTATGGTTAAAATGGCTGCACGTAATAATTGGAGAGGAATTTACACTGACTTGATACCACATTGCATGACACTTTCATGGTGGCAAATGGCTCTAGTTGCTTCACAAG AGTCTACATGGTATGGGTTAGTTCGTAGTATATTAGCCTTAGTCTGTGTGTTTATATTGTTTCCAATTACTGGTATTTTCTTGCCATTTGTCACTATTGGCAACGATTTTGAgacaatatatcaaattattcaaTTGCCTGTTGTTCTAATATTTATGTGGATTTTACATATAGTCTTGCAATATTTCAAACGTAAAGGTTTTCGCACCGattcattttatacttatttgcag GTTCTTATAGTTTTAATTGGCACaactatttgtgtttttaacAACTATGAGCGTATACAACAATGGATTGAGCCGCCTGCTGAACATCATTTAACTTATAATGATTTCTCAGAATTTTGTAACAAAGATATTGGTAAAAATTCACAAGAGACCACTGTAATGGCTGACATTGACTGTTCACAATTAATTGGTCTAAATGTGCAATGGGATGGTTACATAAAATCCAGCAAAGTTGTTTCAGTACACAAtcctattttaactatattaagcTTCTTTCCAAAA attatatcGAATCCATTGACTTGTTTACTGGGTAAACGTTTATCGACATGTTCAGACAGTTATGGCTGTAACGTGAGCTCAAAACTATCTGACCTTTGCCATTTATCTGAATGGAATCGTTATACAtatgaaatagaaataaaaatgagtaaTGAAGGTGTATGGGGCAACAGTGGTGATATAACGACACTGTTAACCAATAGTCAAGACATCATAATGGACAATGCAACAAAAAGTTTAAGAGAAAATGACCATGTTTGGTTTTCAGGTCAGTTGTCTGGTAACAAATTTGGTATATTAACAGCCAAAAATCCATTCGTACAAGCATCTTCTGTTGGATGTTTGACATGTTCCAAGGTGCATGTCATCAACAACAATGTTAGACAAAAATCATTTGATGATGAATTTGTCAAATGTGCTAAAAGACTGTTTCAATTCATTTTATAtccaattgtattatttaaatga